The stretch of DNA CAACTTCGTCGACTTCGAGCAGCGCGCGCTGCTCCTCGGTGAGGGTGTCGGCGTCGGCGTCGACACCGGCATCGATGGGTACATCGGTGCCGGTGTCGGCCTCGGTGGTCGGATTGTCATCCTGGCAGGCCACAGGGCCCAGAAGCGCTGCGCCCAGCAACATGGCGAGCGCAGGGGTGCGAAGGGTGTGCATAACTAACTCCCGGTCAGTGAAGAGCAACATTGGGCTCAAAAAGGATCGCCGGGAGCATAGCGCTTTGGGCGCCGGCTTAGAAGAGGCTGTGGATCGTCAGCAGAGCCGGGCCTGTTCAGGCGCTGGCTGCCAGGATCGCCCGGCGAAAGCGGGAGCTGTCAAAGGGGGCGTCGCCCACCGGGTTGAGGGTCACCCGTACCAGCGCGCCGCCCAGCGGGGAGGTCCCGATCTCGACGTCGCCCTCATGGCTCAATGCGCAGGCGCGCACCGAGATCAGCCCCAGGCCGTTGCCCTCGGCCTTGGTGGAGACGAAGGCGTCGAAGATCGCCTCGCGCAGATCTTCGGGGATGCCCGGGCCGTTATCATGAACTTCGATGATGACCTGATCCTCTTCGCTTCTGGCGATGACCTCCACGACGCCCTCTTTGACGTCGGCAGCGTCGATGGCTTCGGCGGCGTTGAGCACCAGGTTGATAACGATCTGGTGAATGAGGATCGGAAAGGTCTTCAGCAAGAGCTCATCGGGGAGGGTGCGCCGAAGGTCGACGTTGCGCAGCTTCGTGTGAGTGCGCAGCGCGGTGGTGGCCTGGCGGATGAGCTCGCTGATATTGGCCTGCTGCGAGCTGTTGCCGATGCTGCTGCGGCAGTTCTGCACCAGGCGATTGGTGAGCGCTTCGAGGCGCTCAATGGCCAGGGCCTGGTCGTTGTAGAGATCTTCGAGATCTTCGGGGGAGAGGTTGGGGTTTCGCACCAGCACCTGGTGGTTGCTCTTGAGCACGGCCAGCTCGTTGCGGGCATCATGGGCCACCGACGCCGAGAGTAGCCCGGTGGTGGCGCGGCGCTCGGCGCTGAGCAGCGCCTCGCGCAGGCGCTGGCTGTCGGACTGGCGCCGCTGCACCAGGTTGAGCATCCAGTAGGAGAGCCCCCCGATGAGCATCGCGCTGACGATGACAAAGAGCGAGCCCTTGAGCATCTCGATGTTCGCAGCCGTCTCGGGGTCGGAGGTGATATCGGAGGTCAGCGTTGAGGACGCGAAGATGTAGAACAGCGAGGGCAGGAGGTAGCCCAGCGAGAGCATCGTGGCGATTCGGGCGGGTCGTAAGATGGCGTTGAGGGAGGAAGGCATCACGGCTGGCTCAGGCGCAGGCAACGAAACGTCGTGAGGTAGTACTACGCACCGGGCCTTCCTCAGAAAACAGGGAGAGGGAGCCGGCGAACTCAAAAAGCCTTAAGTATGCCGGAAGGTTACCCTATGCGGAGCCATATGCGAAAGGGTTTTGCCGGTCTCGGACCGGCAACAGTAAAAAAAAGACCGCCCCCGGGTGGGGGCGGTCATGGCTCTCCCGATGTTCTGCGCCGCCGGTGGCGACCCCGGGACGCGGGAGGGAGAGAGCTTGAGAGCGCGTGCGGCTCAGATGGCTTCGAGAAACTCCAGCTCGACGGTTTCGCCGAGGTTCTCGAAGAGGAAGTTGCGGAACTCTTCGCGGATCTGCACCTCCACCTGACGGATGCGCTCCTTGGAGACATCCCACTCGCCGCCCAGGGTAACGAGCGTTTTGGGATCTTCGGCGATCATGCGCTCAAACCAGATGGCGCGCTTGCGGTCGGTGTCGATCTGCTTGCCGAAGGCGTCGATGGCGCCGCGCAGGCGGGTGGCCAGGTCGCGGTCGCTGGCGAGCTCTTCGGGGGTGGCAGCATCCGACTCCATGCGCTCACCGATGGTGGTGGCTTCAAAGCCGGGGGCCTCGGCGTCCAGGCGCACCGGGGGCGCGTCGAGCTGGGCGGCCACGCGCACCACCTCGCTCTCATCCACATCCAGGTACTCGGCAATCAGCGCCGGGGAGGGCTTCTCGTGGCCTTCTTTGATCAGGGCGCGGCGGGCTTTCTTGAGGTTGTAGAAGAGCTTGCGGCCGGCGCGGGAGCTGCCGATTTTGACCGGATGCACGTGGTTCATCAGATAGTTGAGGATCATCGCGCGGATCCAGTACTGGGCATAACTGGTGAACTTGACGCCGCGGTACGGGTCATAACGTTTGAGCGCCTCAGCCAGCCCGACGTTACCTTCTTGAATGAGGTCGAGCAGGTTGGACCAGCGGCGCGAGTATTCGCGGGCCAGCTTCACGACCAGGCGTAGGTTGGTCAAAATCAGCATGCGGCCGGCTTCACCGTCATCTTCGTTAACGTAGCGCTCGGCCAGCTGCTGCTGCTCTTCGGCGGGCAGGGGCTCGATGTAGTTGAGGCGCATCAGGTAGGCGCTGGTCGCGTCGGTATCCGCGCTGATGTTGAGCTTGCTCTCGGAGAGCATCGGCAGGCTCAGGTCTCCGGAGAGGTGGGCCAGGTTGGAGGGGTGACGTTCAGTGACGTTGGATTCGATGTTCATGTGCAAGATCCCGTTCTTAAATAGAAGTGAGTGGGTGCGAAAAACGTCGTGGTCACTGCGCTTACGTCATCATGGTAGGTGTCCGAGGTTGAACGGTCTGCGAATTTTGAAAGCCTTATGAACAGGCTCTGTTCCCGATGTCCTGTTCATAACATAGTCAAAACTCGCGGATATTCCCAGCGAAGAACGAAAGATTCTCCCCCATTCCCCCCGGATACGAAGGGGTTGGATATGTTAAGGTGTTGAAAAGACGCCGTTTTTGCCGATGTTGT from Lujinxingia vulgaris encodes:
- a CDS encoding sigma-70 family RNA polymerase sigma factor, with the protein product MNIESNVTERHPSNLAHLSGDLSLPMLSESKLNISADTDATSAYLMRLNYIEPLPAEEQQQLAERYVNEDDGEAGRMLILTNLRLVVKLAREYSRRWSNLLDLIQEGNVGLAEALKRYDPYRGVKFTSYAQYWIRAMILNYLMNHVHPVKIGSSRAGRKLFYNLKKARRALIKEGHEKPSPALIAEYLDVDESEVVRVAAQLDAPPVRLDAEAPGFEATTIGERMESDAATPEELASDRDLATRLRGAIDAFGKQIDTDRKRAIWFERMIAEDPKTLVTLGGEWDVSKERIRQVEVQIREEFRNFLFENLGETVELEFLEAI
- a CDS encoding sensor histidine kinase codes for the protein MPSSLNAILRPARIATMLSLGYLLPSLFYIFASSTLTSDITSDPETAANIEMLKGSLFVIVSAMLIGGLSYWMLNLVQRRQSDSQRLREALLSAERRATTGLLSASVAHDARNELAVLKSNHQVLVRNPNLSPEDLEDLYNDQALAIERLEALTNRLVQNCRSSIGNSSQQANISELIRQATTALRTHTKLRNVDLRRTLPDELLLKTFPILIHQIVINLVLNAAEAIDAADVKEGVVEVIARSEEDQVIIEVHDNGPGIPEDLREAIFDAFVSTKAEGNGLGLISVRACALSHEGDVEIGTSPLGGALVRVTLNPVGDAPFDSSRFRRAILAASA